The following nucleotide sequence is from Cellvibrio sp. PSBB006.
TATGCAGCGACCAAAGCAGCGATTGCCAACTTCACACTGTCGCTGGCCGAAGAAGCCATCAAGAAGGGTATTCGCGTGAATGCGGTTGCACCAGGACCTGTGTGGACGCCGCTCATTCCTTCCACCATGCCGGAAGAAAAAGTAAAAAGCTTTGGTTCCAACACGCTATTCGAACGCCCGGCCCAGCCGGCAGAATTGGCTCCGATCTATGTATTCCTGGCTTCGGAAGATGCCAGCTATATTAGCGGTGAAATTTACGGTGTTACCGGTGGGCGGCGGCAACTTTGATTGCTACCCACCTCGCTATGATCCACATGATAAAAACTCAGGAGATTGTGTAAATGGCTGTTCATCATCAAAACCATCTTGACGATGGCGACAACTATAAAGCCCAACGCATGCAACGGATGTATCGCAAAAAGTTTTCCGTCAAAGCGGACCCGACGTCTACCCGCCACCACAGTAAATATTCCCGCTATGAAAAATGGTCGCGTTACGACCTGGATCAGAAAGCCGCGGAGTTCGGAATTGAACATGCCGGGAAGATGAGTAAGCAGGATCTGATTGATTTATTGTCAGAGTATTGATCAGGCAGGCAGACAAAGTGCATTTACAGATTGCGCTGTCGATGCACTTTTTAGCGAACACGCGTAAGAAAGCTATCAAGGTTTAGCTAAACTTTTTACCCTCGTCCAGCGCACGATATTGAAAATCGCGCAGCTGCACTTTGCCACTGCCAGCACAATAGATACCGGCTTTAAGGCTTAAAAACCCACCAAACACGTTGTGATTCAAGCCGGATACTTCCATACGGGTTGGATGGCGCGTCCAGTTTCGGCCTGCATCCTGCGAGTATTCGTAGGTGATAACGTGATGATCATTGGTAATACGCATGCGTAAACTGCGGGTTTTTAGCGGCATGCGCGCCCAGGATTGCTCTTCTGCATATTGAAAACTTTTGAGCACATCTGCGGTAAAACCCAGTCCCACAAAGGCGTTATGGTTGTAAAAAAGCAGCAAGCCCGCCTCGGCGCTTCCCGTTAACGTCAGGCTCACTTCAACCTGATAGGCACGATCGACAACCCCACAAGTCAATGGCGCACTGTCGGCGGGCGAGCGACCTTTTGCATTAAGCTCCAACGCGTTTTCGCGATAAGTGACGCGCGCCATTTCATTCTCAGCGGGATGATGGAAACACCATTGCGTACCGAATTTATTGGTGGAGAAATCATCAGACAACGCAGCGCCATGTGGCCCTGCTTTACCCTGTACAGGTTTGCGCATCGGTTGTGAAAGATCACCGCCTTGTGCACGAAACCAGCCATCCTCAGTCCACTCAACAGGTTCGAGCAAGGCTTGCCGTCCAAGAGTTCTGAAGCCATTTTCGTAACCGTGATACACCATCCACCAATCACCCGCCGGACCTTCGATCAGCGTGGCATGACCTTTTGACCACCAGGGTTCTTCATCAGACAAGGTGCGTACCAATGGATTGTACGGACAATGTTCCCAGGGGCCGTGAACCGAGCGGGAGCGCGCTGCAATGACCATGTGGCCCGTCACCGGGCCGGCAGTGCCGCCAACAGCCGTTACCAGATAAAACCACTCTCCCCTGCGCAAGAGTTTAGGGCCTTCAGGTGCGAAATTTTCTACGATCCAGTGATCGGGATAACGCCAGGGATCATAGGCAGGTTGTAGTTCGCCATCGGTGGCCAGTCCGTCGTCGGTCAAACGAATTTTGCGAATACCATTCACAAACAAATAGCGTTTTCCGTCTTCGCCCCGGATGTGTCCCGGGTCAATGCAGCCAGTAATCTTCAGATCAACCGGATCACTCCAGGGGCCGTTGATATCATCCGCCCAAATGACATAAATCGACCAGGGTTTGCCTTCGCTGAGCGCTGGAATATATATGAAATAACGGTCGCCGAATTTACAAAGATCCAGCGCCCACACGGTGCCAATGTTGCGTGTTAACGCGGCGCCAAGGGGAGCCCAATTCACCAGATCTGTTGAGTGCCATATCACAATGCCCGGGTAGGAATTAAATGACGAGAATGTCATGTAATAATCGCTGCCGTCTTTCAGGATAGTAGGATCGGGGCGATCACCGGCAATAATGGGATTAAGATAAGTACCGTTTTCCAAATCCGCTTTACGTTGTCCCTCTATTCCGGTTTTCCATTGCGGCGCTGCTCGCGTGCATGGGGCTGTGGGTTTCGGCTGCGGATTGGCGAGAAGTGCCAACGGAGATGCCGCCGCTCCCGCCAGACAGGCTTTAAACAGTGTTCTACGCGTTACTTCTGGCATAAAAAAACATCCAAACATTGTGTAGCCATATCAGAAAGCTCGACATATCAAGCCGGATCTATGGGTGTGGTTTTAGATAAAGTCCCCTGGGATTCCGCCACCAGAATTTTCCGGCGCCCTCTCATACTGTAAATCTCCGAGCAGTAAATCGCGTGCAGCGTATGCGCAGAGGCAATGCGGGCTTTCACAATCAACTCGGGAGATGAGGGTGAGGAATGCACAGTCATCTCACATTCAGACAAAACACATTGGCCGATACTTGCATACCCGG
It contains:
- a CDS encoding family 43 glycosylhydrolase produces the protein MPEVTRRTLFKACLAGAAASPLALLANPQPKPTAPCTRAAPQWKTGIEGQRKADLENGTYLNPIIAGDRPDPTILKDGSDYYMTFSSFNSYPGIVIWHSTDLVNWAPLGAALTRNIGTVWALDLCKFGDRYFIYIPALSEGKPWSIYVIWADDINGPWSDPVDLKITGCIDPGHIRGEDGKRYLFVNGIRKIRLTDDGLATDGELQPAYDPWRYPDHWIVENFAPEGPKLLRRGEWFYLVTAVGGTAGPVTGHMVIAARSRSVHGPWEHCPYNPLVRTLSDEEPWWSKGHATLIEGPAGDWWMVYHGYENGFRTLGRQALLEPVEWTEDGWFRAQGGDLSQPMRKPVQGKAGPHGAALSDDFSTNKFGTQWCFHHPAENEMARVTYRENALELNAKGRSPADSAPLTCGVVDRAYQVEVSLTLTGSAEAGLLLFYNHNAFVGLGFTADVLKSFQYAEEQSWARMPLKTRSLRMRITNDHHVITYEYSQDAGRNWTRHPTRMEVSGLNHNVFGGFLSLKAGIYCAGSGKVQLRDFQYRALDEGKKFS